A stretch of Schistocerca cancellata isolate TAMUIC-IGC-003103 chromosome 3, iqSchCanc2.1, whole genome shotgun sequence DNA encodes these proteins:
- the LOC126175639 gene encoding general odorant-binding protein 19d-like, giving the protein MRTSAAATGAALLVFVAVVSAMEMTPEFMEIINKCKAEHEPTEDELKGIMMMKVPESEHGKCFMGCVLQEVGVVKDGKFDKEEAKKHATAKMSDKEELEKHMQLIDKCSQEVDGETDSCGIGPKLMECIKQFAPEFDIALPHAPSE; this is encoded by the exons ATGAGGACCTCCGCAGCCGCCACTGGAGCCGCGCTCCTCGTGTTCGTCGCCGTC GTATCGGCGATGGAGATGACGCCAGAATTCATGGAGATCATTAACAAATGCAAGGCAGAACATGAGCCCACTGAAG ATGAGCTGAAAGGAATCATGATGATGAAGGTTCCAGAGAGCGAACACGGCAAG TGCTTCATGGGGTGCGTTCTGCAGGAAGTTGGAGTG GTTAAGGATGGCAAGTTCGACAAGGAGGAGGCGAAGAAACACGCCACGGCCAAGATGTCCGACAAAGAGGAGCTGGAGAAGCACATGCAGCTCATTGACAAATGCAGCCAAGAAG TCGATGGCGAGACGGACtcctgcggaatcggcccgaagcTCATGGAATGCATCAAGCAGTTTGCACCAGAG TTTGACATTGCCCTCCCGCACGCCCCGTCAGAATAG